The following are encoded together in the Glycine soja cultivar W05 chromosome 5, ASM419377v2, whole genome shotgun sequence genome:
- the LOC114413092 gene encoding ras-related protein Rab11A-like: protein MAGAGAGGGYGDANQRIDYVFKVVLIGDSAVGKSQILARFARNEFSLDSKSTIGVEFQTRTLVIDHKTVKAQIWDTAGQERYRAVTSAYYRGAVGAMLVYDITKRQTFDHIPRWLEELRNHADKNIVIILTGNKCDLENQRDVPTEDAKEFAEKEGLFFLETSALEATNVETAFITVLTEIYNIVNKKNLTADENQGNGNSASLSGQKIIVPGPAQEIPAKRNMCCQSS from the exons ATGGCAGGTGCGGGTGCAGGAGGAGGGTATGGGGACGCGAACCAGAGGATAGACTACGTGTTCAAGGTGGTGCTGATAGGGGACTCGGCGGTGGGGAAGTCGCAGATACTAGCTCGGTTTGCGAGGAACGAGTTCAGCTTGGACTCCAAGTCCACCATCGGTGTTGAATTTCAGACGAGGACTTTGGTTATCGATCACAAGACCGTTAAGGCTCAGATCTGGGACACTGCCGGCCAAGAACG ATACAGAGCAGTTACGAGTGCATATTACAGGGGTGCTGTGGGGGCAATGTTGGTTTATGACATCACTAAACGCCAAACCTTTGATCACATACCACGTTGGTTAGAAGAACTGCGCAACCATGCTGACAAGAACATAGTCATCATTCTTACAGGCAACAAATGTGATCTTGAGAACCAGCGTGACGTACCCACTGAGGATGCAAAAGAATTTGCTGAGAAAGAAGGGTTGTTTTTCTTAGAGACCTCAGCACTAGAAGCAACTAATGTTGAAACAGCCTTCATAACTGTCTTGACAGAAATATACAACATTGTCAACAAGAAGAACCTAACTGCTGATGAAAATCAGGGAAATGGGAACTCAGCATCTTTGTCTGGCCAGAAGATTATCGTTCCAGGCCCTGCACAGGAAATCCCTGCTAAGAGGAATATGTGTTGTCAATCATCTtga